A window of the Zeugodacus cucurbitae isolate PBARC_wt_2022May chromosome 4, idZeuCucr1.2, whole genome shotgun sequence genome harbors these coding sequences:
- the LOC105208990 gene encoding probable Ufm1-specific protease 2, which produces MLPKLKISAFLLKRLERIKQQCSGCLFGVLYGEGTLLLMGFNVESTIGHLNYEQIQFKFPAELDLCGLVKFGDCTDAEAHLNEILKDVDITDNPILLQCELGTLVGLRASVFIHSKLEEVPYEVMEAEELYRDFCFTRLKCSLELYTQQTVEAVRKEMHALRKMLSGGSLAFCLESTKIYVTSAGAQGLGITNESLISNVISAVSKAISSADENREQVEKGGKKKVQSASVSLANVFGALGCAYEILRINVLQCKTRERNPLDSTSANNQAPPPAVAMCVKREEAKVCMPLEVDAMAMLCKNTKVSRLYDILIESICRSLRLFEQSMVERLENTTETPQLLRPAGYHFFPQEFGHFLSCSYLDGVSDDETSVQDKRKKLHRHFGLPVIRPYFRRANHCIFYDELSTPTPLVNTHVGLRPSGITDGRQYLVQGNYHYYHYLQQQMQDKGWGCAYRSLQTICSWFLLQGYTEKPVPTHREIQKYLVNIGDKQPNFVGSTQWIGSTEVSMCLQGFLNVDSRIQHVTSGAEIANLASDLAMHFQTQGTPIMIGGSVLAHTIIGIDYCPQTGKVKFLILDPHYTGADDLQTIQTKGWCGWKGGDFWDKKSYYNLCMPQRPIMF; this is translated from the exons atgcTACCGAAACTTAAAATATCAGCATTTCTCTTAAAG CGTCTGGAGCGCATCAAACAGCAGTGCAGTGGCTGTCTCTTTGGTGTGCTATATGGAGAAGGCACTTTGTTACTTATGGGATTTAATGTTGAATCCACCATAGGACATCTGAATTACGaacaaattcaattcaaattccCTGCAGAATTAGACTTGTGCGGGTTGGTGAAATTCGGCGACTGCACCGATGCTGAggcacatttaaatgaaattttaaaggacgTAGATATTACGGATAATCCAATACTATTACAGTGCGAGTTGGGCACTCTAGTAGGATTGCGTGCATCTGTATTTATACATAGTAAGTTGGAGGAGGTGCCTTATGAAGTTATGGAAGCGGAAGAATTGTATCGTGATTTTTGCTTCACAAGACTGAAATGTAGTCTTGAGCTCTATACACAACAAACAGTCGAG gCGGTACGAAAAGAAATGCATGCGCTACGTAAAATGCTCTCCGGCGGCAGTTTAGCTTTTTGTTTAGAATCTACAAAAATTTATGTGACAAGCGCGGGTGCGCAAGGGCTGGGTATTACAAATGAATCGTTAATTAGCAATGTTATAAGTGCAGTCAGCAAAGCAATTAGCAGTGCAGATGAGAATCGTGAGCAAGTCGAAAAAGGTGGCAAAAAGAAAGTGCAAAGTGCGAGTGTGTCATTAGCGAATGTATTTGGAGCACTAGGGTGCGCTTATGAAATATTACGAATTAATGTGCTACAGTGTAAAACACGCGAACGCAATCCATTAGATAGTACGAGTGCAAATAATCAAGCGCCACCACCAGCGGTGGCGATGTGTGTGAAGCGAGAAGAAGCAAAAGTATGCATGCCACTGGAGGTGGATGCGATGGCGATGCTATGCAAAAACACGAAAGTAAGTCGTTTGTACGACATACTTATCGAAAGTATATGTCGCTCATTGCGGCTATTCGAACAAAGCATGGTCGAGCGTTTAGAGAATACCACTGAAACACCACAATTGCTTAGACCTGCAGGCTACCACTTCTTTCCTCAG GAATTTGGACATTTCTTGTCATGCTCGTACTTGGACGGTGTATCGGATGATGAAACTAGTGTACAGGATAAACGTAAGAAATTACATCGGCATTTTGGTTTACCCGTCATACGACCGTATTTTCGACGCGCCAATCACTGTATATTCTATGATGAACTTAGTACACCCACACCACTGGTGAACACACATGTGGGTTTGCGACCTAGTGGCATTACAGACGGTAGACAATATCTTGTGCAGGGAAATTATCATTACTACCATTATCTACAGCAGCAAATGCAGGATAAAGGTTGGGGTTGCGCGTATCGTTCGTTGCAGACGATTTGTTCATGGTTTCTACTACAGGGTTACACCGAAAAACCAGTACCAACACATCGCGAGATACagaaatatttagtaaatattggCGATAAACAGCCCAATTTCGTTGGTTCAACCCAATGGATCGGTTCGACGGAAGTTAGCATGTGCCTTCAAGGATTTCTGAACGTCGACTCCAGAATACAACATGTTACTTCAGGCGCCGAAATCGCTAATCTGGCTTCCGATTTGGCCATGCATTTCCAAACACAAGGTACACCAATTATGATCGGTGGTAGCGTGTTGGCACACACCATCATCGGCATCGATTACTGCCCGCAAACGGGGAAAGTGAAGTTTTTGATACTGGATCCACATTATACGGGCGCTGACGATTTACAAACGATACAGACGAAAGGTTGGTGTGGTTGGAAGGGTGGTGACTTCTGGGATAAGAAGAGCTACTACAATCTGTGTATGCCACAGCGACCGATTATGTTTTAA